From the Salarias fasciatus chromosome 5, fSalaFa1.1, whole genome shotgun sequence genome, the window TTTGTATGTTCTTGTTCTTTTACTGTAGCTGTAGCTGAGAGCGGCTCTTGAGTGCATACCAGTGTCGCTTGACTTTTGTCCACTTCAGCAAAAACGTCAATAGGCTTTTGTTGCATGTCAGCTTAAGCAGCGCAGCCAGAGGTGGAATGTATGAACTGTAAAGACTCAGCAGTTTCAATCAGAATTGACTGTAATCTGCTTTTATCTGTCCTCCCAGAATTACAGTTTACACCACCATAATGAGCGCAGCCACTCCGGAGAAATACAGCACAGTCATCCGACCACAGGTAAATAAAACGGTCTGTGCTCCTCGGGCTTGATGGGAGCTGTCGTGTCGGGGTGTcgctgatttctttcttttcagggTTGCTCAAAGACAGACTGAGCTCACAGATTTCCTGAGCTCCACAGTGTCGCTTCATGCAGAATCGTTTTAGAGACGCAGCTTTTAATGAACGTCCGGTCAGGTGGCCTCGTTAAAATCAGTTAATAAAGGTGTTTCTGGTGGATTGAGGAGAAAAGAGCAGTTTGGTCACTTCATCACTGGATCATCTGGCTGGTTTCTCACATCAGTAAAGCTTCCTCACTTCGGACCTGCTGACTGCCTCTAACACGCCCAGTCCTACCTTCTGAAACACTACTTTGACTAATTCCAACTATTCCTGTGATGTACTTCCTTGAAAATGCTTCAGTGGAATTTTAAGATCTGAAGTGATGTTCAGGGGTGAAGTGATGACCTGCTaattttgcttttaattttgtaattttttaatTCTATCTTGGACAGAATTATTGTACCACTCAataaatttttctgaaacaaatgtCCACATGTTTGATTGCTCTTAACTAAGACTTatggaaaacacaactgtttGGAAATGCTCAGTCTCCGTCTCCTTGTAGACAAACGCTGCCCCAGCATATGCACACGAGATAGCTGTAATCCACAGCCAGAGGATGATGAGAATTGAAACTGATAAACAGATTCTTAACTGTTGTTTAATGATTTCTAAATGTCCACGGCCTTGATGTGCCTCACGTGTCTTCATGGTTCTTTATCATCCCCATCATTGTTCCTTGTGTATCAGGTTGTCTATGTTTGTTCCAGTTGTTCTGGTTTCGTGTTTTCAGAGCATGCAGCTCAGTGAGGGATCATTTGCCTCCTGAAAGCCAGGGACAATTTATTTTCTTAGTTTTTGCCTTCAGGAATCACATGACTGCCGTTGTGGCGGAGACGCGGCTCTTGAGTGCATACCAGTGCCGGCTGACTTTTGTCCGCCTCAGCAGCGCTGTCAATCGGCTTTTGTTGAGCGTCACGCTTAAGCAGCACAGCCAGAGGTTCGCTATTATCAGTCCTACTCCAATTACAGTTTACAGCACAACAGTGAGTCCAGCGACTCCGGAGAAATACAGCACAGTCATCAGACCAGGGCTTTCTGAAACAGACCCGACACTCTGTCTGGGCTCCTATACTTTCTATTCAGGGTCGACTCAAGACCAGCTGAGCTCCTAAACACCTGGTAGTGAATGGGGAGGTGTGGCGGTGCTGGGTGTTGGGGGACGGGGTTGTTGAATGGTTGTCCTCTGACTGGACCTCCAGCCATCCTGGTTCAAGAGGGGGTCAGGTCTTGGAGGCTCAGATTCCTGCCTGGTCTTGGCTCGATGGCTCCTGTTGGGGGTCATGgcccttctccttctccacaAGGGGGTGGTTTTCTCCTGGTGGGGAGCTGGGTGCAcggtctacacacacacacacacacacacacacacacacacacacagacagaaacctGAAGCGTCTGCTGAGAGCAGCgagaaaaaatgaggaaaaacgaAACCAAAGTTAACTTTACATTCCCCTACTggacagcaggaaaacaaaacctaaGCGGGCTTTCTTCCTTCCCAGGCTTCCCTGGAAGCGGCTCAGTCCGCCTCAGTCCTCCTCGGGCAGCAGGTCGTCGCAGATCTCCACCATGAGCACGCTGAACCAGCAGTACGAGGAGAAAGTGCGTCCCTGCATCGACCTGATCGACTCGCTGCGCTCCCTGGGAGTGGAGAAGGACCTGGCGCTGCCCGCCATCGCCGTGATCGGAGACCAGAGCTCGGGGAAGAGCTCCGTGCTGGAGGCGCTGTCCGGGGTGGCTCTGCCCAGAGGGAGCGGTGAGAGGACCGGCCGTCAGACGGGACGGAAATAGTCCGTTATCATCTCTAATATTATGAGACGGACGTGTCACAAACTTGTAGTGAAAAATATTATATTCTAGGTGTGTCAAACATGCGGCTCGCGGGCCAAAATCAGGCCAATGCCCCAGTCCAGCAGTGGATTTACTTTACAAAGTTTACACGGAGTTTTATGTTTAAAAGTAACTGTTCTAAGTTTtctactattaaaaaaaaaaaggaaatgaaacctATCTCCTGGGTGACTAATTGTGAAAACATGATTGACGAAGGAGAGAAATagattttcattgatttttgtcGAGTCATTTTGGTGGTCTAGGGGGGCGTGGAAATCCAGGTTCAAATTTGAAAAGTCtttgtgtggtgtttgcatgttctccccatgtatTGACCCTAATATTGCTCCTGGGTGTGAATGTGGATGTGAATGTGTATCCGTCCTGTTATGGACTGGAGACCCTGTCCCAGGTGTGTTCTGCCCTCAACCTGAGATCAGCAACCCATTTGATGTATGATCCATCTAAACCAAAATGAATTTGTGCTGAACATATTTGCACAATTCCAAGTAAAATGGATTTTGGATAGCTTTCACTTTCACCAACACCTGCACACACttaagatgatttttttttctccctgttgTTGGACTgtagcctggtaaaccagcccgcccactccacatccacatttggattttggaccccagctccaaaatccaaatgtggatttggagtgggcggggctggttacAAGGCTAGCTGAACTGGTTTTGTTCTGAGGAATGAGTCCATGAGAGAGCTGGCAGAGTGTCAAATTCATTCCTGAGAATAGAAATTGCTGGTAAATGACATCTATGTCTACAGGATGATCACTTCTGATATTTACAACTGGTTTATGCCTTTGATTTAGGTtatctgaaaaaagaaagttatcATATTGATCAACTCTGgaataaaaatgtgacttttaaaagCACTCAGGTGAGAGGACGACCCTCACACTTCACTCATCATCTggatttatactgttttattaGACGGGATATAAGTAGACAGACAGAGTGTCTGAGTCTAAGCTGTTACTCTGTGATAATAATATTGATATTCATTGTCAGAAGCTTGGAGTGAAATGCCAAAATTAGGGTCAGTTACTTGACCAGAaagtgtgggaaaaaaagaaataatgactGTATTTCAGTTctaagaataaaaataactgtTCTTCCAAAGTTATCCTCTGTTAAATGTCAACAAGTCTGGgtctagttttttttgtttcattttgagtgGACCAGACCGAAAAACAGTGCCCTAACAACCTTCAAAagtaaactttaaagttttttttttctgctgtgttgctgagcatttaaaatgaaatgtcaatagtttcacaaaacaaaatatttttgacGGAAAATGACAATGTCAGCATAAATTCAATTTTAATTATTCATTCTGTtgcaaatacagtgaaatggtccgtgtgtgtgtgtgtgtgtgtgtgtggtggtgtgtgtgtgtgtgtggtgtctgtcTGTATTATTGTCATGGTGATACTGTCAAGTAGTTGTGTTCTCCTTTTATTTAAACTGACCCCTTNNNNNNNNNNNNNACAATATGACAGAATAATTATTTTTACTCTCATCCATTGCATATGAATCTCATTTTCCCCACAGGAGAATTGTTTTTGGTTACTTTTCTTTATATATTCTGCTTCTGCCCTCTGGGTATGAATTAGGAATAAATCAGACTTGTTAATCAATTGAAAGTTTCTAGTTTATTGCAtagttttttaaaatttatgaTTAATCACAGTTTCCTTTTATAttcctgttcatttttttcatgtaaaatcCTGAGTTTTCAGAGTGAATGTACAACGCATTTTAGTGCGACATGTTCATGTACATGTTGATATTGCAATAATCATAAAGTTTATGCTTAAAATTCCCGTTTCTCGCAGCACATGGTCCAACCCTAGTTAAATGTTTTACTCTGAGTTCTGTTTCAGTATTGAGTCACCCTGAAAGTAATTATGAGGCTTTTCTTGAAGCTGATGGCAAATTAATGATGTAAATGCTGATAGTGAGCGTCTGGCCAACAGGTGACCTACGAGAGGTTTAGAGTTGGGAACGAAACATGATGAAAGAATCAAAACTAAAGCGAACTcatttactgcagaaaaaataCGCAACTTAAAAGTCAGATGGCTTAGTTATGAAATCTCACATTACACTGATTTACAAGCGTAGAAATTCAATATCACATCGGTACTGAAGAAAATTAACCTTGAGGGACTTTAAATATATAAGAGAACCAAAAAGGTGAAAGaatgtttttatattgatttcAAATGGGAAAAGTTGACAGTAACTTTGTTTAAAAGCCACAGATGAGATGCAGGATGTCAGACCTCTTGTCTTTTCCAGAATTTTACACAAAattgttttaagtgaaaacaaaacttctgcattttgggtgtttgtttacacaacatGCTCAATGGAAACAGAGAACTTTTGCaggaaaatgcatctttttgaaaatgtttttcaaggcagaattttctgaaaattatTCATGACCATGGAGACGGGAAAATTCTATTTTGAAACAGCTCCAACTTTGTCTCGGTGGAAATGGGTGAAAATGTGAGTTTCGGGAAACACTCTGATTCACTTTCTGTGTAACTAGCCAGAGACACGCTTTTCTGAAGCACTGCTACTCTGCATGTGCAACACGGCAGTAGTAAATAGCTCTTCCGCACATGTGCGACtcgatggacaataacaacaatggcggcctccagacagtcatgactcccagtccatcgcccagggacttggtagttttatagttgagattCACTCGGAATATCCATCCAGCTTGGTCGTctgaatgtctgtgtactctcattattagtgtttatagcgtattgtgtggtttcatcacagaaacaaccaacagcgccagcTCCTGGTCTGGCATGTTAATTACGTCactttcagcgtttctgccgtttgtgtgtgaataaacatcgttttcaaaacttcgatatgtaaacatgaaaccttTCAGAAGCAATGCgctttcactttaaatgtaaatgattCCTAAACTTGAGGAATAATTTTCTGAAAGGAAGCGTAGAAGATCTGTTTCCCCCCCTAGATTTCCACCGAATGTCACATAAACTAATTAGATCTAAAAACTGATTGTTGCTGCACATCTTCTCTGGGATCTCTGCCTTCttcattaaactttttttttttcattcagcttGAAGAAGTTAGTCTGTTGGATTTccattttatgttttcaacaAGTCTGAGAATATTTATCCACCCATAAATTTTCATTTGTCCACATGTGGTGTCTTTTCTAAGAAATAGAATacaaaaacagcagtgacatgTTTTTCCATTCTCGGAGTAGCAGCCGTTACAGAACGCGTGACCATATAAACAAAGCATTAAATCTGACTTTCTAGCGGCAGTGAATCGGGAACAGATGTGATGTTTTGAGGCTGTTTGCTCGACAAACTCCAGCTACTTTTAAATCCCCGCTTGACTCGAAGTGAACTCGGCCTCCCGTCGAATCACTCCACCTCGTGAAATTGATGTGACAAGACGGCACCTTTGAGAGCTCTCTGCCCACCGAGAGCTCGGGATAAAAATAGACGGAGTCTGCAATATTGGTGGTTTGATACTGACACAGGAGTGACAAGTATTCCTGCGGGACGCCCGGTCTTTCTTTCAGAGCGACGGCTCTTTGAGGTCCTTCAGGGTGTCCGTTCGGTCCGTGGTGCATGAAGCGCTGTACGGCCAGACGAGTCCGCATCGCTGATATGATTATCTGTTCAGTAAATTGGATTGAGCGCGATAAGCCAGGGGGTCTCAGATATGCACGTATCAACCGCCTCTAATCGCTGCCACAAAATGGATTTAACCACTTCACTGTGTCCATAATGTTTCGCTGTAATTGAAGGGGAGCCGTAACCCTTAAAAGGTTTTCTAGTGTCCTGACTCAGTGTGGTAACGACTCGATTTCCATGAGCCGATTGGGCCAAGCTGGTATAGATCTGAAATGACCCATTTGCACACTACTACAGTCACATAAGTGAAAAAGCCCAAATGAGTGTATCATTTACATATCTGTGGCTGAAGAGCCAGGTAATTTAAACATCTGATGTACGAAAGTCACTTTTTTGCACAATGTATCCCAAAAGTTTTGAAGCAAAGTTCTCTGAGGTTGTCAAAAAAACAGTTAAAGGTAAAATATAGTAGTCTGTTTTTTTGTAAGACTCCTGTTTTATATCATAATTACAATTCAGTCAAAGATTAGAGAGCTCGGCTGCGTTGCTGAGTCGATCCGTGGTCTCAGAGGACAAACAATCTGGAATCGCTTCTCTTAGGAACCATTTatacaatgtttttaaatgaaaatctaAACCCTTTGTACTGTTTTGGGTGcctgtttccacgacaacaCTGCT encodes:
- the LOC115388311 gene encoding interferon-induced GTP-binding protein Mx-like, giving the protein MSTLNQQYEEKVRPCIDLIDSLRSLGVEKDLALPAIAVIGDQSSGKSSVLEALSGVALPRGSGERTALTLHSSSGFILFY